The nucleotide sequence AAACAgatttccttgcctgtaaaataaaggggttggacgaGATGGCCTCTCAGATTCCTATACGCTCTGATTTTCTGTTACCAGGTCCATGGCATGAGGGCTAAGCTAAGCAGGGCTGGCTGGGTGGCAATCAGTGGGCCTTCCTGAGGGATcaggcaggcaacaagcatttattaagcatctactatgtgctggggactGTACTAAGAGCTAACTTTGGATTTTAGGACTCAAGTTCCACCTGTGCTTCTACCTAGCTTGGGACTCTAATGATACAGGGAACTCAGAGCCCCTGGAATAGGGCCCACAATGCCCTGGAGATTTAAGGGACAAGGTGACTGTCAGAGCAGAGGGGCGGTGGTCATTGGCCAGGCATCTGGGCCCTCTGCTGGCTCAGATGCCAGAAAGGCCCTTGCATTTTCCCAATGGACATTAGGGTCCCCTAACATCCTGGAAGCTGGGATCCAAGCCCCTGCACCTTCCTTACAAGCACTGGCCTTGGTCTGGCACCCtcactcccacctccatgcctctAACACTACCAGGTTCCAGGCCTGCTCCCCATCACTGAttcatccttctcttttctctttttttccccccatcAGAATCTCCCCCTTCCCAAGCAGCCCTGCCTTTCTTCAAGGACTGCTGTGTACTGTCAATTTCTTGCAGGTCTGGAATAGCGTAAGAGAAAAAGTCTGGGGGTCCCCTGGTGTGGAGGATCCATTCTCTTTCTACCAAGCTGGAGGTTCCATAGCCTACTCTCAGAGATCCCCTGGTTTGATAGGGGCCTGAACATAAGTTTCTCCCCTCAGGGAGCCCCTGGGCTGGTAGAGGaagacacagtgcctggcacacagtaggtgcttaataaatgtctgctctCAGGGAACTCCTGGTCTTATGGAGAAGTTACTCAAAAGGACACAACTTGGACAAGAAACATAAATGAACACAAATCAATGGCTTCTGTATGTGCTGGGGAGAAACGGTCTAGGAGACAGAGGTAGAGTAAAAGGAGGAAGGTCCAAAGACCACAGTCCCCAGATGACACCAAAGCCAAATTTTTGGGCAATGGCTTCCCCCTACAGGCCACTTAAGGTACTGCATCTTTGGAAATAGCCCAACCCCACCCAGAGCCAGAAGGATGTATTTCCATTGTTTGTCACTAGGTTCCATTTCTGGCTGTCTTGTCCATTTTCTCAGCACTTTCAGACTTGTTTGTATTATTAACAGCAGGTTACTTTATGCTCAACTAGACAACCTGGACAGAATGTGATCTACCCTGGCAGACATCAGGGCTGGCTGAGCAGAGTAAGCTTCCTCGAACTGGGATGGCTAAGCATTAGCCACAAACACGAACAACAGCCAGTACACTCAGAACTTAAACAAAGCAAGCCTCCAAATGTGGAACACACTGCCCTCTTCCTGACATTCCCTGTGAATCTGCTTTTCTGAGAAATCAATGGCAGGGGTGAGATGAGGTCAAGGCACCAGACACTTGAGTTCTCCTAGCCTTTGAAAACTCCCATTGGTCAatcaaggaaagacaaaaacgGCAAACACTGTAGGATCTGTGAGAGACAGGCATACACATGCACTGTTGGAAGAGCCATATGAATTGGCCCAACTGTTTTGGAAAATTTGAAATTATACTAGGCATATACTTccaggaagtcaaagacagagggaaggatAACAGATAAaacaatagatatagatatatcaacATATATATCCCCTCCCTCATTCATTCAGTGAGCACTTCAGCACTGGCAAAGAAGTAGACAGAAAAGTAGGTAAGGTTGATTGGCCAAAGGCAGAGTAAATTGTGGCAtctgaatgtgatggaatattgggTCATAATGAGAAATCTGAAGAATCTGGAGAAGTTTGGGAAGACTTGTCTGAATAGAgctaagtaagcagaaccaggagaacaatgttaTGAGATATCCACAACAATGTTAAGGAAACCAATgatgaaagacttcagaattgtGATCCATGTGGTGCCTAATCTCAAGGTTGGCAACTGGTACTAGGGAAGCATCCCTTTGCTTCTCAGCAGAGAGAAAACATTTCACAAGTGGCCAAAAGGTTCAGATTTGCTTCGTCCTATTTGTTACAATGGAGGGTTCTACTGGGGAGAAATGGGCACATGACAaggatgtctttttaaaaagcatcaataaagcaAAGGAAAAGCTTCACTCCTTTCAACTGAGTCAAATATTTTCTTGTCTGCTGTACCCAAATATACATCACCACCTCTCTTCCTGCTCCCCCAATCAGCATCACTCTTGGTTATGGGGTATTAAGGGTGAGAAGGGGACAATGTCAGACAACTCTTCTCCTTCATAAGGCATTTTACCCCTGGGATGGCTCGATCGATTTCCCTAGGGGACCCTGGTCCtgaccccccaacccccaccccagctaATTTCTTTTCTGGAGATGGGCTCTGGCCTTTCCCTAAACCTCTGCTCTAGGAGGAAGTAGCCTCACACATAACTAGGTCCAGGTTAGCTCACGCTAGAAAGAGGCAGACTCAGGTGTGCCTTTTGGGGGAGCCTGGTCTCTCTCCATCAATACAGCCACCAGCCCGGTAAGGAATTTAGATGGGGATGACTAGGAACTCATCTCAGCTCACCTGTTTTGAAGCAAGTCAGCCCAGGGAATGGAAAGCTGTTTATCCAAGAGCTTCACCCAGAAGGCCCTCTATTACAGGTCCTGATAGATCAGGAGAACAGACCCTGCAGCAGGACGGAGACATTAGTCCCTCTCTCCTTTGGCAGATGTCTCTGCTAACAGGCTCCACTGTCAAATCTCAACCCTTAGAAGGTTGTAATGGcctctctctacctccttccTCCAATCCTGGAAGAACTTCCTCTCTAGATGAGAAGAAAACCACCTACTactaacaaaacaaacaaatctgaattaatcaaaggaaagtGACTGAGATGGATCCCTGCTATTCCCAATCTTTCCCTGAAGATCAAACTGCAGCTGGCAAAGCCTTAAGCAAACTAAGAACCACTCTCTTCTCAGGGCTGGGCACTTTACTTGTATCAATGCAGTACTGGTAACGATGCCTAGAAGAAAAAGAGGGCCGTGGGTGTTAGTCCAGCCCCCAGCAGAAGCCCCTTCAAAGCACTGGTCAGAGCTTGGCGTGCCAGCCCTCCTctcaactgaaaaagaaaacaagtgtcAAGCACCTGTGTTGGAGCTTcatgtttttaataaaaaataattaacacaGTACATTGGTCCAAACTCCCAGGGATCATGCTTTACTATAAAATTTATGTTGACCCAGCTCATTAGCTCTAGGCCATAAAAGGTTGGGAGAACATGGTGTGATGGTCTGAGAGATAAGGGCAAaggtacacacaaacacacacaagggCTATTACGCAAAACATCAAAGAGAAAAGCTAACGAGGAGCAGCCAGTGGCCACACAGGAGTTTGAGTCCAGAAGGGACAGGTCGCTGTGGTGGCTTCACCCATGAAGTCTCCTTGTGGAATGGGCAAGGACTCAGATGTGGTGAGTCGAGGCCGCTCTCCTTGAGAGTCCGTCATTGCATCTGGACCCTTGACCCCTCCGCGGGCGCTGAGGCTGCGCTGTCGCCCAGGGTCGGCTGCCCTGGCCCTTGGCGGACTGGAGGCTGTGGCGGGCAGCTCCCCTGGGAAGGGCAGGAGACAGCGGGGTAGAAGTTAGAGGAGACAGGAGCAATGCCGAAGGGGCTCTGTACATAAAACTGGCCAGAAGCCGGGTGGTAGGGAGGTGGGGCAGGTGGGCTCCTAGGTTCATTGTTTGGCCAGGGTCCCACTCTCTGGGTGTTGTCATGCTGCTGCATCTGAATGACCTGGAGGGTCGGCATGGGGTAAGAGTGATAAGTCTGTGTAGGGTAGGATCCTGGGACTGGATTAATCCTAAAATGGGCCAAGAGAAAGAAGTAGTCATTACATTTGACATTGATAAGTACaaacagctccaaaaagaaaagggaaaaagcccTTGAGTACTAGGATATAGATTCAggtttaatacacacacacacacatacatacatatgtatatgccaGTACCCAAGGGCTTTTAGATAAATATATAGGCATAGATACACACAgatgtatctatagctatataacGTTTGGCTGAATATAGAGTTTTACAGTCATGTTTACTGACTACTCCTCATTGCCAAATGTAGAGAACAGTGGTCTCCAGAAGGGgagagaggcccagagaaggtagtGGCTTCCTCAAGGTCCCATCAATCAGTGGTGGAGCAGCAGCTGGCAGGTCACTGGATTTACAGTCTGTGACTAAGCTGATGAGCCCTAATACCTTACAAGGGTCAAGGTGAATGGAATAGGAGACCACTCAGAGGCTCAACCTACTCATGTGCAGCCAGAGTGTCCGCTTGTGGAAAAAGGAGAATCGGGAACAAAATTTCAGCTACAAACCTAACTGGAGCTGGCCATTCTAACGGTCTCCTCCCTCCAGGCCCATTCCTAGAGTTAGGAATCAGAAATAACATGGACAAGTTTGCTCTACTATTCTTATTCCCCTCCCCAGCTCCAAAGGGAGATGGTCTCATGGCCCACATCTAGCAAAGGGCTCCAGGAGCTGCCAAAGCCTGATGGGGAGTGAGAAACGAGGAGTCCCGAACTCAGCCAGGGTCCTGGAGTCCAGGCTCCAGGAGTCAGCCACACATTCCCACGTGGCCTGCGATGGCGGGCTCATAGGGAAAAGTGGCACACTTGCTTGGCTCTTTCGGCAGGATTTGAAAAAAGGGCTGCCGCtggggagagacagaagaagaaCTCCCCAAATATTCTAGCCTAGAGAGGATCAAAACAAGGGAGGAAGAAAGCTGTTGGGAAAgcacctgtcccctcttcttgGTGTCCACATTGCCAGCCCACTCACCTGCCTTGAAACCACATCTGGCCCAGCCCAGCTGGAGGGGCTGGAGGCAGCTCCAGAGGAAGGCAGACACGGCACAAACATCACCCTGGCCTTTTTCTGCTTCATCCACCTTAGGGTTTGTTTCAGATGGCACTCAAGCATTTCTGatttccccccttctcccagtgctttCGTTTGATTCATCAAAGACTAAGACATCTTTGCACAGGTTTCCAAAGTCCCCAAACCCAGGGCGGGGCCCCAACTTCCCCTCAGCCAGAGGCCACAGCAACCATATCCTGAGAAGCTGAAGCTCAGGAATCCCTCTAGGAACAGTATTGGAAGGTCAGGTACTTACTTCCTGGTCTGGATAGCTCTTCTTTCAACTGAAGATCCTGAAACATAGTTGAGCACCGTGGCCCGCCTCAACAGACTGAAGGGGAACTTCTGATCTAGTTTCAGTGCAACTGACTCCGAGAGATCAAGGCATGAACAGTAACCAAGACCATCTGAAGCAGCGGGTTAAGAATAGTGGAAGCACCTAGTAGAGGCCCTAAAATGCTCCCCATCCCAGGATAATCACTTCACGCTGATTTAGTGTTTTTAAGTTTACTGGAAAGGcagatagagggctaggctagtccCGCAGGCTCCAGTTCCACCTCTGACAGTAGGTCAGCTCCCCTAGAGCCTTGGGCGGTTCTCCTTAGAGACCTTACTGACCATGTCGTGGAACAATGATCACCTTCGCGGCACATGATGAAATTCTAGATGCTCAGACATCCTGCTTAAAGCTTTACAGAGTGCTGTGACTCCTGAATCTACAAGGGATGTCTCCTCTCAACAATAACCAGTTGAAACTTCTCTGGCTTGGCCCCCTTTAAGTGCTGGCACAGGAATCATGTGTTAGGGTTTGGAACAGGACAAAGGGAGATGATCCaggcttccccttcctccctaacAATGCTACTCAGCAAGGCCTCCAATGGACTGCCAACCTTTCTGGGCTCCGTCACCCTTCACCACACCATACAATGGAGCCAAACTAGGTGTTGTACCTTGAAAATGGACTTGAACCATTCCAGAACACACCAGAACCCACCTCCTTTGGGTGGTGACCAGGGAGGTGCTCCTCTGAACTCCCACCCAGTCAGTAAGATGATGCTGCCCAGCTACCATGATACTGTACTTCCATTCAGCTGCCTGTCCCCGACCCAACCTGGGGTGGCATCGTCCACCTCAACTGGCAGGAAATCCATTCTCTAAAAAAATGTCATGATTGAGGATTTGGATCACTGCTGGGAAGACGGGGACAGAGATCAACAGAATCAACAACAGGCACACTGGCTGGCTAAGTGCAGTGTGATGTTGGGGGGGCTGGGCTGGTTCCCCTAAGCCAGGTGAGGCCTTTCTCTGGGGCCTGGAAATGAGGCTGGGCTAGATcgtctctgagcttccttccaagtCTACATCTCTGATCTAACCGGGCCGGAACACAGGAGAGGAAGGTGTCAAGGCCTGGCTTCTGCCCAACTGTGTGGAGGTGTAGAGACATGGGTGATAGGGAAATGTGTGCAGGTGCCAACATTCCATGGCAGGAAGTGAGGCTATTCTGACTCAGGGATGCTCCCAAACTGGCATCACTGCATTAATCTCTCTCCTCAAGGGCATAATCCACACCCTAACCTTCAGACAGACACCTCTTCACCTGGATATCCCATCAGAACATCCAACTCTACACATCCACCACTTCCCCCACCATCGCTCCGAGCACCTGGGTCCAAGCTATTTCCCCATGGCCTCCTCCTCTGCCCCACGGGCATGCCCATTCCAAGTTTTGTAaatcctttctctccattcccactCAACACCCCTTCACTCAAACCCTGTCTTCTCACCTGGTCTATACATGTCACCAAATTGGTTTCTCCCTAAACACTATTAGCAAGGTCTTTTAAACTAcctcttataaatttgataaacattagCATATTTCCATGCACAAAGCACAGAGGACTGCATGTGAAAATGTGAATCGCTGTTCcatacagtttttttaaaaagtatatattacaTTAGCATGGCAGCTCCAACAGTGCCCTGCCTGCCAATGTACTTGcttccttctgtgtattttttaaatgttttattgctcGAGAGTAAACTCTCCAATGATTCTGTCTAATTACTCATCACCACACATTAGCTCCTCCCAATTACCTATGAAAAAATCCCTAAAGGCTCAGTACTGCAGGCCATCCCCAAGGGCCTCCAGTCTTTTTTCTGCTGCCCTCCATGACTGGTTTACTGGCCCTGGCACTTGCCTTGACCTTCCCACTTACACAATCTCCCCACACTTGACAAAGCcgccttctctctctttcccatttcTAGCTGTAGAAATTCTTCAAGGGCCTTCACCTTTTGTGTGCACTTTCTCTGATACTTCCCTTCTCAAGCTTCTCGGAACGCCACTGATCTCTCCCACATCCTCTGGACAGgggctagacctgtgatttcactgggatgGAGTGCTTCCAGATAAAGAATCGGGTTGGtgacttctctgtaacttagtgTCTTAGAGCATTGGTCAATGACACACCAGGCTCTCACATGGCAGTATGTCAGAGGTCTGACTCAAACCTAGTTCCTGTTGGTTCTAGGTTGGCTCTCTATCTATGGAACCTTGCCATTTATGTTCTAACTTGTATTAAAATGATTTGTGTGCATGTCCCCCCAACTAGATTGCAAGTTTATTTGCTTAATTTAAACCTCCCGCAACTTTGAGGAgtggggagcaggggagagatGAGCTGGACTAGGCTGGAGTACAGCTACCAGCTGAGTCTGGTGCACACAGATAAAAGACCACCTGCTCCATCAAGCGGCATGAAAGCAAACTCTAGTACAAGAGGGATGAGTAGCCACAAGTATTGTGCGAAtgcactcccccctccccaccctctcttcccctccccccacccccgctatTAATCACATCAAGGTCTGTAAGCTATCAGGCAGTTGGGACCCATAATCTAAACAGCAGATCTCAACCCTTTGGTCTGAGGACCCCCAAAGAGCTTTGGTTTATGCAAATTACACCTACTAATCTTTATCAAATTAACAATTAAAACACCTCAGTATTCTTATGAAAATAGTTGTAGAACCCCAAGGGATCCCCACACCACACTTGGAGAATGACTGGCCTCAATGGAGACAATTTTCCTAAGCAGTCCTTCTTTTATAGAGGAAAACTAAAGACCAGGAATAAAGAAGCTGGCCatcatttggtcatttcagtcagaTTTTCCTAAGGGCAATGGAACATGCAGACCTTAAGAGAGGAGTGGAGGAGATGTGGCCAACTTAGCTGTTAAGAGGCTTcctagaggggaaggagggagaagcagAGGCCTGTGCATACTCTGTCCTTGAGTACAAAATGAGCTTTGAAGATTTCTAAAGGGGAAAGGTCTTGGAAAAAATGATTCCATAAGAGGATCCCATCCCTTCATATCTCCGGTGGCAGGCTACCCCCTCAATCATTCTCTTGCTAATAACTTCCTCTAGCCTTGCAGCTATAAATAACAGCCTTCTCCCTGTCCTTCAAAAACCCTCCGTGGTCTCCAGCCCCCTTTCAAGCTGTTATCCTCAAAGCCAAATTCCTAAAAAAAGCAGTTGATAATCATTGCTTTTTCTTGATCTTCTCTCATTCACTCCCAGACGCTCGGAAATTTGGCTCCCACCCTTCATTCAATTCAAACTGCTCTAGCCAAGGATACCTCCGATCTCTTCCCTGCCAAAGCCGGTGGGCTTTGGTCAGGCCTCATCTTTCTGGATCTCTCTGCAGCCTGACACTCTCCTTTCTCCTGGACTCGTTCCCCTGAATTTTGGGGAAACTGGGTTCTTCTTCCTGTCTGGccactccttctctttctcctttcttggaTCACCATTTGGACCCATatgtccctctccttctctctctctctccctctccctctcttcccctccccccaccccccatttcattagctcccatggaatCAATTATCACCTCCGTGGAAAAGGCTCTCACTCTCGACAGCTTCATGTCCCAGAGGAATCTCCAACTCCATATGTCCACACAGATCATTGTGACTTTCAAACCTTCTGCTGAATGCCACCATCCTGAAATTTTAGCCTCATCTTCAATTCTTCTTTCCCACCCACATCTATCCAACCATGTGTCAAGTCtgatcaattttctcatctgtccttTTATTGCCAACGACACAGCTACCACCCCAATTCAGActactcatcacctctcactcgGACTATCTGAACAGCCTCCTCATCAGTCTCCCTACATCCAGTCTCAGCCTTTTGCAATTTACACTCCTCATCCTAGGGGACCTGAACACACTCCCTCAAATATCCTAACTTCCCAACTGAACTGGAACTCATTTCCCATGCCCTACTCCTCCGGCCCACCACAGTTACACAGAGATGGCAGACCACATCCTTGATCTAGCTGTCACCCACAAATGTTCCACATCCACGACGATAGGCTTTGAATTTCCTTTATCTAATTGCAATGTTGTTCTGCTTCTCCCTCTCAACTCAAAGCCCTATTCTTAGTCCTCACAAGCCCTCAGTTCTTCCCAGGCTACCAGCCTTGTACtggctccttcttctcttccccaccctagCCTCTGGGTGAACCAGTGCACTGTACAATGTCCTCAGAGGGCCCTGTATCCTACTGAAGAGATTAGTCCCACCATTCTTGGCTTCTGCTCCTACTCACGTGCCCACATGTGACCCAAGCTGGTGAAATGGACAAAACTGTGCTAACTGGGTTCACCACACATTGATGTTACATAATGTGAACAGGCAATCCTTTCACACCTCTGTAATCAGTTCACCAGTCTCCTCACACCTTCCAtggttctctcttctccccttctctccacctcatatcactcagatgtcttctgcCACCATCCCCAATCGGACCTTCTCCTTGTCAAGGCAAGAGATACCATTCTATCCCATTCTCCAGCAGACCTCCCCTTCCCTCACTAATCTTCAGTCACTCCACGTTTGCTGGTTGCTTCCCTACTGTCTACAAATATGGTCAAGTCTCTCACATCCTTGAAAAATTCACATTTGATCCACCCAGCCCCACTACAGCTCTCCTTTTTGTGGCTGAACTCCTTGcaaaggccatctacaatcagTGCCTCCACTGCCTTTCCTCTTGTTCTCTTTGTAactctggcttctgatctcatcctTTCTGCTATTCCTCATCACTaccctttccaaagttaccaattatctcttaagcaaatccaatggtcttttttcAATGCTTAGCCTCAAAGACCGCCTCTGACATGACATTACCCTCTCTTTCTGGACACTCTTCCCTCTAGGTTTCCATGATACACtccctcctgattctcctcccacCTGTCTAACCACTCCTTCTGGGTTTCCTTTCCTGGATCTTGGTCCAAGTCACGCCCAGTAACCTTGAGTGTCTTCCAGGGCTCAgttctaggccctcttctcttctctctttctattagttcatttggtgatctcatcatctcccatagattcaattattacCTCTATGCTTATAATTCTCTAAGCTAGATCCAGTTAACTTCTCTCCTGACCGCTAGGTTTTATATCTCCAACTGCCAAGACTGAAGTCCAGTAGGCATCTtaattaaactcaacatgtcaaaaactgaactcGATGCCTTTCTCCTTCATTTACCTATTACTGCTGAAGGTACCAATATCCTCTTGGGCACTCAGCCTTGAAGCCAGGTGTAAGCTTCagctcctccctctctcactgcCCCCATATTCATCCAGTTGTCCCACcccatcatttctacctttgttaCTTCTCTCACAGatgctcccttctcttcttgaAGGCTGCCCCTAGCCAATCACCCAATGCTGCAATAGTCTGctggctggtctccctgcctcaggcctGTTCCCATTCCAATCGATCCTCTCTTCAGCTGTCAAAACCATCTTCCTCAAGtgcaatggttccctattaccctcaggatcaaatacagacagcatagtgcctggcacacagtaggtacttaataaatgctagctgacttgACAATGGTGCTAAAGTGATCGGCCTGGGGCACAGGTCTGATCCtgctccagtgactccctactaCTTCCAGGACCAAATGTATtggttggcattcaaagcccctcacACTGACTACAGGCTCCCTTTCTAGACTAATTACAAACACACTCTATGGTCCAGTCCAATTAGGCTCCTGCTATCCACAGGCAtattctctctcctgtctctaggcctTTGTATTGGGCTGTCCCCTATCCTAGGAATGCCCTTCTTACTCGCTGGGCTCCCCTCCTGAAAATCTCAAGTAGCATCTTCTCCAAAACGTCTTTCCCAATGCCTTTGTCCGCTGGCACCCATCTTCTGGTAGTTGCCTATTTGggtccatgttgtctccccaatagaACAGAACCTCTTTGAGAACTAGAGCAGTTTCACTATTGtctatcttcagtgcctagcacagtagcTGGTATTTAAGAGGTGATTCAGAAAAACTTATTGACAGGGCAGCTCTAAAGGTGTTCCCTCAGATCTGCCTCCCATCTTTCCTCTTAACATCAGTCACCTTCATCAGTTCCCTAGAAAGCCTGTCTTCCAGGTGGGGAAATGCTGCCCTAGAGGGCCTAAGGGAGTTACTCCAGGCTGCACACTAAGTGTCAATCAGAGAATCCAGCCCACTCTCTCATGGTCCAGGGTCCATCTACTGTACTGCCCCACCTACCAAGACTGGTGTGTCCCACTTTTCACTAAGCCCCCTTTTGTAAGGATACAGATAAAGCCAATGAAGAGTCCACAGATGTTGCTGAGGAAAGAGGTTTGGGGAATAAACCAGGAGGCAAACAGCAGGAGCCAAGGTATCACCGAGGCAGAGACAGGGACCCCAAAGAATAAAGTTCTTCTCATTCTAGTGCGGATGGAGCTGACACCCAACATGGCAAAAGCCACTGGAGTGAAACCCCTGGGGTCTTCTACTCCTCCAAAGCCAGCCAGAGCCCAGAGGGTTTCCAGCAGGACGAAGAGAAGAGCAGAAAAGAAAGCGAAGACCAAGGTGAAGAAACTGTGGCGCACAGTACCCACACTCTTCTCAAAGCTGCCAGCAAAGCGCCAGATGATGACGAGGCCAGAGAGCAAGGAGAGGGGATGCTCATAGACCAAAATGTAGGTTATCAGCCTGTAAACTGAGAAGGCGAGTGGTTTAGGAAGACAAGGGCAGGAAGCGGGGGAGCCAGGTTATAGCCCGCCCAGGAAGGCAGGTAGGCAATGAGGATAGTCAGGAATCAAGATGAGGGCAATGGCCAGGTTGTGACCGAGGACTGCAGGCGGGGGCAGGGCAGTTCTAAGCCCTCCCTTGTCCAGAACTTGGCAAATCTTTCATCTCTAAGCAACTCAATTGCCTCAAGTGAGGCAAACCACATTTTCAGCATAGGGAAGTCTGGATTTGCAATATGCTTTACCaccctttttttcccttagaaTTTTGATGctgacctacctcccaggggcaGGGGGTTTAATTAAATGACTGCTTCAGGGTGTAGTgagagggtaagtcacttagccctttgTGTGCTCCTCTCCTCAGCTGAGGTTATCCTGACCTCTCCTCACATAGCAACtgtttaaggaagaaaaaatgaccaTGAAAATGACCATGTGGCAGCTCTCAAGGCTGGAGAAATACTTATGAATGATATAATTGGGGCTACTACACATGTTCCTGGAGTGCTTGGTCCAGTCTTGCAAATGTCTCTTGGCCTTGCTAGGACAAGGATTTATGCGAAGAAGGGATAGCAAATGCCCTTCTCATAATGCCTCACACAAAGTAGGAGCTTAAAATCCACCAAGAATTCCCTACTCTCTAAATCTTTACTCCCTCCAATAAGCTACAGCCCAGGGGTTGTCTTTAAGCCAAAACTCTAGTTTCCTCTAATCAAGAAGGTGTGAACTGTAAATAgggaaagggcagaagagatcAGATTAGTGCTTTGCACCAGGAGGTGAGGTGGTACTGCCTACCTCTAGGATGAAGCAGATAACAGGTACCTGCACAGGAAGGGAGGATGAAGATGGACTCCTATTCATTCAGTCCTTTCAGAGCTGAGGATGGGCAAGAGAATGGAAGGGGCAGTGATGATTTCATGAGAGGCGGGAATGAAGTGAACCTCCTAAGGGGAGACAGGCATGCCGGGCTGGAGTGACATGGATGGCTGCAAGGGA is from Trichosurus vulpecula isolate mTriVul1 chromosome 7, mTriVul1.pri, whole genome shotgun sequence and encodes:
- the RHBDD2 gene encoding rhomboid domain-containing protein 2 isoform X1, with translation MAAGAAVAAGVAAGGGRCPEVPSASFLTALLSLLVSAPRLLLPPPPPPPGEPEVPLPPSGLALRPAALRRDWEVYRLITYILVYEHPLSLLSGLVIIWRFAGSFEKSVGTVRHSFFTLVFAFFSALLFVLLETLWALAGFGGVEDPRGFTPVAFAMLGVSSIRTRMRRTLFFGVPVSASVIPWLLLFASWFIPQTSFLSNICGLFIGFIYGLGYCSCLDLSESVALKLDQKFPFSLLRRATVLNYVSGSSVERRAIQTRKINPVPGSYPTQTYHSYPMPTLQVIQMQQHDNTQRVGPWPNNEPRSPPAPPPYHPASGQFYVQSPFGIAPVSSNFYPAVSCPSQGSCPPQPPVRQGPGQPTLGDSAASAPAEGSRVQMQ
- the RHBDD2 gene encoding rhomboid domain-containing protein 2 isoform X2; its protein translation is MAAGAAVAAGVAAGGGRCPEVPSASFLTALLSLLVSAPRLLLPPPPPPPGEPEVPLPPSGLALRPAALRRDWEVYRLITYILVYEHPLSLLSGLVIIWRFAGSFEKSVGTVRHSFFTLVFAFFSALLFVLLETLWALAGFGGVEDPRGFTPVAFAMLGVSSIRTRMRRTLFFGVPVSASVIPWLLLFASWFIPQTSFLSNICGLFIGFIYGLGYCSCLDLSESVALKLDQKFPFSLLRRATVLNYVSGSSVERRAIQTRKGAARHSLQSAKGQGSRPWATAQPQRPRRGQGSRCNDGLSRRAASTHHI